The Setaria viridis chromosome 2, Setaria_viridis_v4.0, whole genome shotgun sequence DNA window CAACTTCCACAGTAGCAGTAGATAATGTTTCAGGCTCCGAGGGATTCCCCGAGCTTGCCAGGTGCCCCAGGTACACGACATAGATCTGCACATCACAAACAATGGAATCGTACGCATGGTTGATGCAGCAGAAATGCCAAGAATGCTTAGCTGGCAGATCTATGGCCCGTGTCGTCTGACCTTCTCTCCGTCGTcgatgtcgccgccgccactgatGGATTGAGAGGCGCTCAGGCTCGCGGCAAAGAGAGCGAGGAAAAGAAGAAGCGTACGGTGACGACCCATTGGATCGTATGAACTCCAACTGTATGAGATTATGCATATGTATCCACGTTCCAGATGTATATATGTAACCTGCACAGCTTGCAgagcttttttattttttttgagtgACACAGCTTGCAGAGCTGCGTTGCTTGCTCCGTAGCTTTGTGTTTGTTCTGTCGTCTGGATCGCAGCAGTGCGCGTAGTTTCATGTCCTGTGTAGAATCCTATCTCAGATTCTGAGAACACGTTTGGAGCCACGGAGTGGATTAAACTAGGATTTACACGGAGGCTGTTGTCATTCGGTTCCTATCATGTCCTAGCAAATGACGCTGTTATATTGTTTGCTGCTACATGGGGGTACTAGTTATTTTTGCGCTCTTTCTATGCTTCGTGTGCCAGAAAACAAGTTCCATTTTTAGGCGATGGAGCTTCAACGCTCCCCGGCAAGGCCTTCCCTGTGGACTCGTAAATTTCTTCGAAGCACGCTGCGAAAAGGAGATATACTAGAAAAACACAAAAACAAGACATTTGCAACAGCACATATTTTCTTGTGCCGTTGTCGCCCCCGTGTTCTCTGATCTTTTCGCATTTCCTTGGTTTAGAGGCGagtaatttatatataaatttaTGATGTTACTTTTAGACTATTTTCATTATAGCAGATGTACAGTAGAACTAAATGGCTATAACAATTAGAGTACCAAATTGATGGTCGAATAATGTTTCTAAATTTTCTTAGAAGTTttagaatttatcttttttttcctagcgTGTCCTATGAGAATTAatgtggaggcttcaaaaggagtcGCTAATTAGAAATAAAAAGGCTTATCAATGTGACAAACTCATTTTTAgcgttcctcttcctcaaatTTATTTTTGTGATGCATGGTTCCCTTTTAAATTTGTAGATTCATCAAATTTTTCATTACATATATAAGCGGTTTATCATCTAAAGTGAAGTTCATAGAATTTCACTTTTTTACTTTGTAacctcaaatttgaaatttcacACAGCATTGAACATGTGCATGAAAATTTTTTATTCTTAACTTTCATaccttaaaaaaaatgaatactGAGACAACATTCAACAGCATGGAGTCGTCTCTCCCTCCAGTACTATAACGTCCACTGTATGTTGTAGAGTGCGCAATGGTCCGGCCCAGCTCACTCAGCATACCTGTGATCGGCGCCCCCAAGAGACCAACAACGACCATATTTTTGCCATATCAAATTTGTTACCTCACATGTGACAAGTCGAGCATGGGTCGTATACTTCACATGATCTTCACTATTTGTTTCTAGCATGCAAATTTTTTGAAGAAACCTTGTCTTAAAATAGTAAATCACTTTATCAAATAAGTGGTTTTTATTCTTAGATCCTTGATGCACCACTCCCAAACTGCTGGATTCCTTCTTCTCTGACCCCTTCCTACACTGTGTACACCACCAACGGGCTCCTCACCTGGTGCTCGTCGTTATACCACACGACGGCCGCCGAGTGGGCCTGGCCCTCCGCCGGCGCTACGCCGGACACCGTCACGGTGAACGAGATCTTCTGGCTCAGCGCGCTGAACTCCAGCTTGACCGGCGAAACAACAACGGCGGCGAACACTTTGGCCGCCTCAATAGGAATGACGACCTTCACGTCGTAGGCGTCGCCTGCGGCCCCGACGTTGGTGACGGTCCGCGGGAAGCTCACGGTGAAGTTCTTCCTGGGCGCGACACGGATCGCCATGGTCGGGTAGTTGAGGTCGCTGCTGGAGCCGGCTGCTGCGCCACCGGCGGCGCAGGCCGGGGCGTTGTAGCCGGTGACGAGCGCGAGCTGCGTGGCGTTGTACCCATGCGAGCACAGCATGGCCACGTAGTCGCTCTCCGAGGCGTCATAGACGAGGCCGGGGTCGCGCGCCTTTGCCGGGCTGAGCTGCCCGGCGCCGTACTTGAGCTCGGTACTGTTGGAGGTGCCCGCCGTGTTCATCGGAGTGGCTGCATCATCAGCATCACACACATTGAGAACTTCTTTACCGAGCTGAAGAAATAATGGGAAAGGTGCTGATCATGAACTCTGTGCGAGACAGACCGGTGGTGATGAGAGCCGACATGATCATCGCCGGCGACCAGTCGCGGTGGTGGGACTTGAcgtaggcggcggcgccgctcgcGTGCGGGCACGCCATGGACGTGCCGGAGATGATGTTGTACAGAACCTTCATGTTAGGGTTGCCCGTCGGTGACGACAGCATCGACCATGAGGCTATGATGTCGATCCCCGGTGCAGATATATCAGGCTGCACATGGATACAAAAATGTTTTGTAACAATTTTTGAAACCGTGACATTTCCAAGAGATACTACTGGAGATGTTGGTGAACTTTATCAGCCAGCACCTTCAAGATCCCGGAGGAGATCAGGTTCGGCCCTGGAGAAGAGAACGAGGCGGCCACTGGAGCTGGTGGATTGGCCGTCGTCTCGGTTCTGTGAATGGTAGCCACAGCATTGCTACAAAGGAGTAACAATGCATTGTCAGAGAATCAGCCACGAATTCGGGAGAGAAGTACAGTTCAGCTGTCAGTCAGTCAGTGAACAGTTGAGCACACCTGGTGCTGTTGACATACGCCATGATCTGGTCGAACTCGTCCTGAGTTACGGTGAGACCGGGGAGCGGCAGCACGAAGGCGACGTCGGGTGAACGGGTGACGATGACGACGCCCGCCGCACCGGCCGAGAACGGGCCGGAGCCGTCGTTCGGACGGCCGTTGTTCTGCGGCGGGCAGAGGACGATCTTCCCTCTGTATGAACCGCCGGACAGGTTATCTGGATCACAGGACCTACAGTGGAACAACAAATACCAAATGCTGGCGCCATTAGGAACATGGTAATTTTAATTTTCTGCAAAAGTTCCTTTTTTTGAATTAATGTACTATAGAATGTCATTGTCGTCGTCGTGTTACCCGCCGGCGGGGAAtgcaagtgttgcatttgttaGCGTTGGGAAGGTGTTGATGGAGGCTCCCTGCAAGAGAAGAACAACACCATGAATGGTTGCCATGTTTAATCCTAATTTGGTTCCAGTGAAAGAAAGGATAAGGACAGAAAGAAGCTAATTTTAGCTCCAGTGCTAACTGCTAACCACTATTGTCTCGCCGTTGCCGAGAACGATCTTGTCGACGAACCGGCGATCGATGCTGCTCGCCGCCACGGACAGCATCCACGGCGCGACGTTGCAGACGTGCCCGCCTAGCAACCCGGAGTTcccggccgacgccgacgtgAGCACGCCGCGCCGCATGGCGTGGAACGAGCCGATGGCCTGCGCGTCCCGGAAGTACTCCCGGGGGTCACTGCTCCCGATGGAGAAGGAGATCACGtcgacgccgtcggcgacggcgtcgtcgaACGCCGCGAGGATGTCGGCGCTGCCGCAGCCCCTGTCCCAGCACACCTTGTAGACGGCGAGCCTGGCGCCCGGCACGGCGCCGcgggccacgccggcggcgaggccgccgaAGCTGACGTTGCCGACCGACCGCCCGGCCACCGTGGAGGCTGTGTGGCTGCCGTGGCCCTCGTCGTCGAGCGGCGACAGGCCGTCGCTCGATCCTCCTCTGTAGGCGCGGGCTCCGATGATCTTACTGCACGCAACGACATTCTTCAGCGGTGAGCCATTTGTGCTACGAACTGATTTGTCCGTGAcattgaaggaaaaaaaaaatcttggtcATACTTGTTGCACGTGAAGTTCTGGCACACACCCTTCCACCTGCTCGGCGGCGGGCCGAAGCCGTCGTCGGAGAAGGACGGTGAGTCGGGCCATATGCCGGTGTCGAGCATGCCGACGATGATCTCTCCCTCCAACGGTAACTCttccttcggcgtttgagggaAGCCCAGGAAGTCCCACGATCTTGTGGTCAACGGCTCATAGGTCTCACTAGGGAAGACTGACACGACGCCATCCATGCCTAAAGGTAAGGGAAATTGTATAAGAGCTTGCTAGGTTCATGCATGTCTTTGCAATTCCTAGTCTTTGATGCATGTCAAACAAAAGTTGATGTGTTCTGATTGAGCTCCCTATCCTTCTGAATTAATTTGATATAAACACTAGATGCCAATGAAGAAAAGGAATGCCCCAGCCAAaaggaggggaggaagaaaagaaatcaTTTTGGTCACGTACTAGAGAGTTCATGGGCCTCTTGTTCGGTTAGCCTGGCTGCGAAGCCATTTAAGCTTCTTCTGTAACTACGGAGGATCCTGTCTGAAGCAGAGCTGTAAAAGACCAAAAAAGCATAGGTTTCAACTCCAATTTTTGTATCTTCAAAATAAGACAGTCTGCTTCCCACCCCATGCTAAACTTTATTTCCCGGCCGGTGAACCACAGCGGATTAGGCTTAGTTTATATAAAGCTAAGAACAGATTGTCATCTCCATCGCATTCATCAAATCCAACACACCGTAACACCAAGGGTAAAAACTAAAAAGAGAGTTTTACACCTGCTCTCGTCAAGGACCTGGTTCAGCAGGTCGTGATGAGCAAACTCTGCAGCGGAGACACCATCTTCGGACCCTGACAGGTCCGGCGGCGTAGGCTGCAGGTGCCCAAGGTACACGATGTAAACCGCCTGCTCGTCATGAACGAATTAAACCGTTAACACATGTCATGAATACATTAGATATGCATTCAGatcctaaaaagaaaaaaaagaaaaaaaaattatgcgaCAAAGCAGAAATGCATGCAGCATCCAGATCGATGGATCGTCCGTCTAACCTGCCCTCCAtcgccgtcaccgtcgccgaCGGTCGTTTCAGCGGCGCTCAGGCTCGcggcgaagacgacgaggaggagggggagaagaAGGGTTCTGGGACGAGGCATCGTACGTGTTGGAAGCTTGGGGCAGGTCTGCTCGAGGCACGAACACTCCTGTGTGTTCTCTATATATGTAATAAACCCCGATGGAAATTTTGTTTGTACAAAAGACTCGTCGATGGCATCCATGCACCAGCTTGGAGTTTTGTGCTTGGTCCGTAGCCTTGTGCAGGGAACAACGCGACAATGGCGTGGTGCTCGGTGTCCTGGCGCCCTGCCCGGCAGCATGTGTACTTGCCACGTACGGAATATCTCGGGTTTTTCTTGTGCTGAAGCGTACGTGCCATGGGTTTTCCAAGAATTGTTTGGGCTAGGACAGGTTTACTCAAATACAAGCCCATCAACCTGTGCATATAAGTGCTTATATGCAAGGGCCAGTAATTTTAAGACACAGAAGTGGTGCAAATTAAAGAATAAATTTGGGACTATTATTGGACGTGGACATGAGTCACGTGATAGTGTTTcgcaaaaattaaaataatattgATCTCATTTTGTAACATAGGAGTTTTTTTATAGCTACTACACGAGCTGAATTATTCTTTATGAAATTTCTGGACGTACCGGTCTAAACCATACAAGACTACTTTTCTATTGAGTAAATTACActcaccatacaacaacttataTTTTTGATCCAACGACTATCAAAACGTGCAAATGGATACACAAACTTATCAAATGTGTGCATAATATGGTCACATGTAGTATGTACTCTGCGTAGATGTAGGCTTTGCTACGGTACTCCGAAATAACTGTGAGCCATCGATCTGGATGACTTTTAGCACATATTACCTCAATGGAGGTGATAGGAATAtttattcatttatttattttaggaaATTAGAAAAATCGGGAAGATATTTTTTCAGTTTGATATATTAGTTGTAATAACGTGAATACGTGATGGATGATGGATAACATGCAGAATTAGATCTAATAATGCGGTTGACTTGTGTGTTGCATACGTGAcgtaacattttttttcttttttggaaggACACGTGATTGGTGCCTTTGCATACTTGAGTTTGTATCTGTTTTTTTATGGCACGTGTTGGAACCAACGTGAGTTGGTAACGTTCTTTTGGAATGACACATGATGGATAGTTCTAACATTTTGTTGCACACAGGAAACCCAGAATTTAtttgttataatttttttaaataatggCACATGATGGATGATGGATGCCATTGATATTGAATTCCCAGGTATAACGTGCAGTCATGTGTAACAGGCGTGCACTCATGTGCAACATTTTGTTCAACGTGATGGATCCCTACAACTTTACGTGATGCACACCTGACATTTCACAAACAGAATCTAACTTGAGATGTGGGTGACAgacttgaaaaagaaaacatccCGAACAAGAGTGATCGACGTGTTACAAACGTGTCTAGCTACCAGCGTGCAACAAACGTGCACACTTCAATCGTAACAGGGTGCAATGTTTTTTTTGAATCTTTTCACTTCTAAAACAAAGAGCTGACAGATCTACTGTACACAGCAGCTCCAGAGTGGTCTTTGGTAACGGGTCGTAACACCACCTGATACTAAAAGTGACCCGGGTACTAAAAGCCTCTCCACGGGtatacttcaaaaggaaagcatatctacaTCTATCACATATGTTGTGTAGATGGAGTGGTAAAGAAGAATCGCACAAGGCCAGAGGTCGTGGGTTCAAATTCCACGGACCATGCATAGGATCATCCTGCCTTACAGTCATATGCTACTTAGTAATCTCTACCGCTTAGAAATCGCACTAGTCGATCTCTACCacgaactccagcaactccacatCAAGCACACTGAAAATAAACAGTATCACCATCTCTCCAAGCTGGCCATAGTGTCGCTATCCTAAAGACTCGAAGACAACGCTCCAAGAGGAAAGCAACGTCAACACATTACCATCATCCAAACTAGGGATCTGATTCTTTGATTTTCACCTAAAACTGTCCCGAGGGGTTGAGGTCCTCACGGCAACACCTTTAAGAAGGCAAATGATGCCCATGGCACCATTGTCGTTGGCAAACGGTCAAGAACCGAGTTAAAGCTTTCGCCCGAGAACCTGCACACCCTGACAAGCACCAACCTCTGTGGGTCGATGCCACTGCCGCAACACCATAAGCCGCCGAGTGCCCGTTCCCACACTGGCACCAACGCCGGCCAGGGCATTGCCCACCTCTCAAGCGGCGCGGCGCCAAGGCCACGGGCGGACAGATGACGCTCGACGCGGTCGGATCTGACGCCCGCACCCCAGCtagccaccgctgccgccacggAGAGTCGGGGGAAGGAAGCCCGGGCGAGGACAAGACGGCCGCCCACTAGGGGCCGCCATGGACCGTGGGCAGTCGCGTGAGCACCGGAAACGGCTGAGGTGGAGCTGGACCCGCCGCCCAGAACACCAGCCATCCACCGGATAGCACCGGGGAAGGAGGCCCGGTCGAAAACGAAGAGCCCCACCGCCACCTTCCTCGCGCCCGCGCAGACCACTGGCAGAGCAAAGCGCATCCGAGCCCCAACGAAGGCATCGGCACTGAGATGGCCAGATCCAGCCGGGGGGCGCGTCGATCCGCTGCAAAGAACGCGGATCCAGCTGTAGCCACGATGAAAtcgaagaggaagaaaagaaaacaagcaacggaggtggaagaggaagggaggcaTGGAGGAGGATTGAGAGAGGGTGGGGGAAGGCCGCGACCACCGCTtggagccgccggcggccgccgccgtcaccggtcagggcggcggcggcggaggccccCCGAGTCGCCACACGCGAGACGACGCGGGGTCACGATCTTGCTGGTGATGTCACTCTTTGCTATTCCTAGTGTGGCATCTCTGAAATCGAGCAATAGCTAACAGTGCATTCTCTGTGCCTAACAAATCCATGCACAACTCAAAAATGGTGGAAGCCGGCGCTCACCGTGTACACCACCACCGGACTCCTCACTTCGTGCTCGTCGTCGCACCACACCACCGCCACCGAGACGACCTCATCCGCGGCCAGCGCCTCGCCAGAAACGGACACGCCGAACGAGGCCGTCCTCTTCTGCGCGCTGAACTCCAGCCTGTCCGGCGAGACACCGACGGCGAGGTTGCGCCGCGCACCGTGGAGGACGACCTTCGCGACGTACACGGAGCCGGGAGAGGCGCCGACGTCGGTGACGGTCCGCGCGAAGCCCACGCTGATGTTCTTCCCCGGCGCGACGTGGGCTGCCATGGTCGGGTAgttgag harbors:
- the LOC117844010 gene encoding subtilisin-like protease SBT4.3 — its product is MPRPRTLLLPLLLVVFAASLSAAETTVGDGDGDGGQAVYIVYLGHLQPTPPDLSGSEDGVSAAEFAHHDLLNQVLDESRCKTLFLVFTLGVTHGVGSRLSYFEDTKIGVETYAFLVFYSSASDRILRSYRRSLNGFAARLTEQEAHELSSMDGVVSVFPSETYEPLTTRSWDFLGFPQTPKEELPLEGEIIVGMLDTGIWPDSPSFSDDGFGPPPSRWKGVCQNFTCNNKIIGARAYRGGSSDGLSPLDDEGHGSHTASTVAGRSVGNVSFGGLAAGVARGAVPGARLAVYKVCWDRGCGSADILAAFDDAVADGVDVISFSIGSSDPREYFRDAQAIGSFHAMRRGVLTSASAGNSGLLGGHVCNVAPWMLSVAASSIDRRFVDKIVLGNGETIVGASINTFPTLTNATLAFPAGGSCDPDNLSGGSYRGKIVLCPPQNNGRPNDGSGPFSAGAAGVVIVTRSPDVAFVLPLPGLTVTQDEFDQIMAYVNSTSNAVATIHRTETTANPPAPVAASFSSPGPNLISSGILKPDISAPGIDIIASWSMLSSPTGNPNMKVLYNIISGTSMACPHASGAAAYVKSHHRDWSPAMIMSALITTATPMNTAGTSNSTELKYGAGQLSPAKARDPGLVYDASESDYVAMLCSHGYNATQLALVTGYNAPACAAGGAAAGSSSDLNYPTMAIRVAPRKNFTVSFPRTVTNVGAAGDAYDVKVVIPIEAAKVFAAVVVSPVKLEFSALSQKISFTVTVSGVAPAEGQAHSAAVVWYNDEHQVRSPLVVYTV